A genomic segment from Deinococcus humi encodes:
- a CDS encoding ankyrin repeat domain-containing protein, whose product MSTDKESQTNPQTTGPTDAEVLDILQSAFEAARNGDAEFLKTWLERGLPPNLQNTRGDTLLMLAAYHSHTEAVRTLLDHGADPDILNDQGQTPLMGAAFRGDTATAELLVERGAGLDVAAPGGRTALTMAAMFNRIEMLDWLLDLGADPSLRDASGASAADAARVMGASDAASRLDALASRPSGRAEEGAE is encoded by the coding sequence ATGTCCACCGACAAAGAGTCACAGACCAATCCGCAGACCACCGGACCGACCGACGCTGAGGTGCTGGACATCTTGCAATCAGCCTTCGAGGCAGCCCGGAATGGAGACGCCGAATTTCTAAAGACCTGGCTGGAGCGTGGTCTGCCACCCAATCTGCAAAACACGCGCGGCGACACGCTGCTGATGCTGGCGGCCTACCACAGTCATACGGAGGCCGTTCGCACGCTGCTGGACCACGGGGCCGATCCCGACATCCTGAACGATCAGGGGCAGACGCCGCTGATGGGCGCGGCCTTCCGGGGCGACACGGCCACTGCCGAATTGCTCGTCGAGCGCGGCGCCGGGCTGGACGTGGCCGCGCCCGGAGGCAGGACGGCACTGACGATGGCGGCGATGTTTAACCGCATCGAGATGCTGGACTGGCTGCTGGACCTGGGGGCCGATCCCAGCCTGCGCGACGCCAGCGGAGCCTCCGCCGCAGATGCCGCCCGCGTGATGGGTGCATCCGACGCGGCGTCGCGCCTGGACGCTTTGGCGTCGCGGCCTTCCGGCAGAGCAGAGGAGGGCGCGGAGTAG
- the aspS gene encoding aspartate--tRNA(Asn) ligase yields the protein MTTETQPPQSAQSQTTQKLPRTLTRDLAQHDGQTVRLQGFVHARRDLGGVQFVVLRDVSGITQCVGSGLTLPLPESSVEVLGKVKAHPKAPGGYEVQIEEFRVVSAAVEAPPLEIPKMEWNVNPETMLDYRYVSLRGLRERAALRVNGEIVYSFHTYLRSQGFTEISTPKIVSAGAEGGANLFKLDYFGEQAYLAQSPQLYKQIMVGVFERVYEVAAVYRAEEHATSRHLNEFLSLDVEMGFIEDEDDVMTLQNNLLASIMERLRETCAAEFTLLGATIPDVPARIPRIPLMEARALVTEKYGHQVGGKDLDPEAERLLSQHFAETQGSDFVFVTKYPRAARPFYTHADHNADGSLNPDLTRGYDLLFRGIEITSGGQRIHDYAMLMDSIRAYKMDPDAMTGYSEVFKFGMPPHGGFAIGAERLTAKLLGIANVRYARAFPRDRNRLTP from the coding sequence ATGACCACCGAAACCCAGCCCCCGCAATCGGCCCAGAGTCAGACCACGCAGAAACTCCCCCGCACCCTGACCCGTGACCTTGCCCAGCACGATGGCCAGACCGTGCGTCTTCAAGGCTTCGTCCACGCCCGGCGCGATCTGGGCGGCGTGCAGTTCGTGGTCCTGCGCGACGTCTCCGGCATCACCCAGTGCGTGGGCAGCGGCCTGACCCTCCCCCTGCCCGAGAGCAGCGTGGAGGTGTTGGGCAAGGTTAAGGCGCACCCCAAAGCGCCCGGCGGGTACGAGGTGCAGATTGAGGAGTTCCGTGTGGTCAGCGCAGCTGTGGAAGCGCCGCCCCTGGAAATTCCCAAGATGGAATGGAACGTCAACCCCGAGACCATGCTGGATTACCGTTACGTCTCGCTGCGCGGACTCCGTGAACGGGCCGCGCTGCGGGTGAACGGCGAGATCGTCTACAGCTTCCACACCTACCTGCGCTCCCAGGGCTTCACCGAGATCAGCACGCCCAAGATCGTCTCCGCGGGGGCGGAGGGCGGCGCAAACCTGTTCAAGCTCGACTATTTCGGCGAGCAAGCATACCTGGCCCAGAGTCCACAGCTGTACAAGCAGATCATGGTGGGCGTCTTCGAGCGCGTGTACGAGGTAGCTGCCGTCTACCGCGCCGAGGAACACGCCACCAGCCGTCACCTGAACGAGTTTCTGTCGCTGGACGTGGAAATGGGCTTCATCGAGGACGAGGATGACGTGATGACGCTCCAGAACAATCTGCTGGCGTCCATCATGGAACGGCTGCGCGAGACCTGCGCCGCCGAATTCACGCTGCTGGGCGCGACGATTCCCGATGTCCCGGCGCGCATCCCGAGGATCCCGCTGATGGAGGCCCGCGCGCTCGTCACCGAGAAGTACGGCCATCAGGTGGGCGGTAAGGATTTGGATCCGGAGGCCGAACGCCTGTTGAGTCAGCATTTCGCCGAAACCCAGGGCAGCGATTTCGTGTTCGTGACCAAGTATCCGCGCGCCGCCCGGCCCTTCTACACCCACGCCGACCACAATGCCGACGGCAGCCTGAATCCCGATCTCACGCGCGGTTACGATCTGCTGTTCCGGGGCATCGAGATCACCTCCGGTGGGCAGCGCATCCACGACTACGCCATGCTGATGGACTCGATCCGCGCCTACAAGATGGACCCCGACGCCATGACCGGCTACTCCGAGGTCTTCAAGTTCGGCATGCCTCCCCACGGCGGTTTTGCCATTGGGGCCGAGAGGTTGACGGCCAAGCTCCTGGGCATTGCCAATGTGCGTTATGCCCGCGCCTTCCCGCGCGACCGGAACCGGCTGACCCCCTGA
- a CDS encoding FKBP-type peptidyl-prolyl cis-trans isomerase: MNITQDKVVDLDYKLTVNGEVVDQSEPGEPLTYLHGHSNIIPGLEKALEGKSAGESMQVTVQPEDGYGERDEDNTEELAREDFEDDIEIGETYYAQAEDGSVIPFTVMEVNGDTVKVDFNPPLAGMVLNFDVNVVGVRDATAEELEHGHAHTPDMHEHE; encoded by the coding sequence ATGAACATTACCCAGGACAAGGTCGTTGACCTCGATTACAAGCTGACCGTGAACGGCGAGGTCGTGGACCAGAGTGAACCCGGCGAGCCGCTGACGTATCTGCACGGCCACAGCAACATCATCCCGGGGCTGGAAAAGGCGCTGGAAGGCAAGTCGGCCGGCGAATCCATGCAGGTCACTGTGCAGCCCGAAGACGGTTACGGCGAGCGCGATGAGGACAACACCGAAGAACTGGCCCGCGAGGACTTCGAAGACGACATTGAGATCGGCGAAACGTACTACGCCCAGGCCGAGGACGGCAGCGTTATTCCGTTCACCGTGATGGAAGTCAACGGCGACACCGTGAAGGTGGACTTCAACCCCCCTCTGGCAGGCATGGTTCTGAACTTCGACGTGAACGTGGTCGGCGTCCGCGACGCCACTGCCGAGGAACTGGAGCACGGCCACGCCCACACCCCGGACATGCACGAGCACGAGTAA
- the malQ gene encoding 4-alpha-glucanotransferase has translation MTQPPPTLARSSGVLLHPTSLPGPYGIGELGTSARNFIDWLADAGQKYWQVMPLGPTGYGDSPYQAFSAFAGNPYLIDLTTLRDEGLLHETDFAGTPVFSEIKVDFGLQYIWRNQMLERAYISFVGGSAEHLTPEFEAFKTEEASWLDDYALFTALKAAHGGLPWNAWQPAVRDRQPEALETARNDLNVSIERTKFIQFLFFRQWEALRAYARERGIEVIGDIPIFVAMDSSDAWANRDQFYFDDQGQPTVVAGVPPDYFSETGQLWGNPLYDWKAMQKDGFSWWIERFKGSMKLFDLIRIDHFRGFAASWEIPFPAETAMHGRWVPALGHEMFQAVRDALGVLPIIAEDLGVITPDVEKLRDDFSFPGMAVLQFAFGGGDFAVNDFLPHNLRENQVVYTGTHDNDTTRGWWVHAEEQEKHNFRVYTSSDPSETTFVPQLMRLAFESRAALAVVPLQDIFNLGSEDRMNLPGTTGDQNWTWRYREGNLRPDLAAGLRTLTEETGRLVSREADRRVQNS, from the coding sequence ATGACCCAGCCCCCCCCTACACTGGCCCGTTCCAGCGGCGTTCTGCTGCACCCCACCAGCCTGCCCGGCCCTTACGGCATCGGCGAGCTGGGCACCTCTGCCCGCAACTTCATCGACTGGCTCGCGGACGCTGGGCAGAAATACTGGCAGGTCATGCCGCTGGGGCCGACCGGCTACGGCGACAGCCCATATCAGGCTTTCAGCGCGTTTGCGGGCAACCCCTACCTGATCGATCTGACGACCCTGCGCGACGAGGGCCTGCTGCACGAGACGGACTTCGCCGGCACCCCGGTCTTCTCCGAGATCAAGGTGGACTTCGGTCTCCAGTACATCTGGCGCAACCAGATGCTGGAGCGCGCCTACATCTCGTTCGTGGGCGGCAGCGCCGAACACTTGACGCCGGAATTCGAGGCATTCAAGACGGAAGAGGCGAGCTGGCTGGACGATTACGCCCTGTTCACCGCCCTGAAGGCCGCGCACGGCGGACTCCCCTGGAACGCCTGGCAACCGGCGGTGCGGGACCGTCAACCTGAGGCCCTGGAGACTGCCCGCAACGACCTGAACGTGTCCATCGAGCGCACCAAATTCATTCAATTTCTGTTCTTCCGCCAGTGGGAGGCCCTGCGCGCCTATGCCCGCGAGCGTGGTATCGAGGTGATCGGCGACATCCCCATCTTCGTGGCGATGGACAGCAGCGATGCCTGGGCCAACCGCGACCAGTTCTACTTTGACGATCAGGGTCAGCCGACAGTGGTGGCCGGGGTACCGCCGGACTACTTCTCGGAAACCGGGCAGTTGTGGGGCAATCCGCTGTACGACTGGAAGGCCATGCAGAAGGACGGCTTCTCGTGGTGGATCGAGCGGTTCAAGGGCAGCATGAAGCTCTTTGACCTGATCCGTATCGACCACTTCCGGGGTTTCGCGGCGTCCTGGGAAATTCCCTTTCCCGCCGAGACCGCCATGCATGGGCGTTGGGTCCCGGCCCTGGGCCACGAGATGTTCCAGGCCGTGCGCGACGCCTTGGGCGTGCTGCCGATCATCGCCGAGGATCTGGGCGTGATCACCCCAGACGTGGAAAAACTGCGCGACGACTTCAGCTTTCCGGGAATGGCGGTACTGCAGTTCGCCTTCGGCGGGGGTGACTTTGCCGTCAACGATTTCCTGCCCCACAATCTGCGCGAGAACCAGGTGGTCTACACCGGGACCCACGACAACGACACCACGCGCGGCTGGTGGGTCCACGCCGAGGAGCAGGAGAAGCATAATTTCCGGGTCTACACGTCCTCTGATCCCAGCGAAACCACCTTCGTGCCGCAGCTGATGCGCCTGGCCTTCGAGAGCCGCGCCGCGCTGGCCGTGGTGCCGCTGCAGGACATCTTCAATCTGGGCAGCGAGGACCGCATGAACCTGCCCGGCACCACCGGGGACCAGAACTGGACCTGGCGCTACCGCGAGGGCAATCTGCGCCCCGATCTGGCGGCAGGTCTGCGGACGCTGACCGAGGAAACCGGACGACTGGTCAGCCGCGAGGCGGACCGCAGGGTACAGAACAGCTAA
- a CDS encoding bifunctional metallophosphatase/5'-nucleotidase, producing the protein MKSNLFLIGAALTLSSCSMMSKPADPVAVTVVGLNDFHGNLEATNFSGVMIPDPKDPTKTVRLQAGGIEAIGGYLAQERAKNPNLVFVGAGDLIGASPVTSSLLRDEPSTIAMSKLGMKFSSLGNHEFDQGLKELLRMQNGGCDSNDTAKACKFQNPYPAADFQWLGANVVDKTSGEPVFKPYAIQEVGGAKIGFIGAVLQGTPSIVSPDGIKTLDFLDEASSINKYVPELKRQNVDAIIVLIHQGGTAKDGFAQPACGTLAGPIVDIVNKLDPSIKAVISGHSHQGYNCLVGGRVVIQGDFYGHLLQRLDLTVDKANHKLLAVQAANVVVDTRTLPKDPAMTAILTRARELTDAVKQTPVGTLGAASISRTANAAGESALGDVIADSQLAATQDKGAVIAFMNPGGIRADLNASVAGNTATFGDAYTVQPFGNTLVVMDLTGAQIKTLLEQQFDNPEAGSSRILQVSKGFTYSYDSTAAKGSRVDAASIKLNGEALDPAKTYRVTMNSFLAGGGDSFLAFKDGVNVLQLPNLVDVDSFVAYLKANPNLAAGAQDRIIKTK; encoded by the coding sequence ATGAAAAGCAATCTCTTCCTGATCGGCGCGGCCCTGACCCTGTCTTCATGCAGCATGATGTCCAAACCTGCGGACCCGGTTGCGGTCACCGTGGTCGGCCTCAACGACTTTCACGGCAACCTTGAAGCGACCAACTTCAGCGGCGTGATGATCCCCGATCCCAAGGACCCGACCAAGACCGTGCGCCTGCAGGCCGGCGGCATTGAGGCCATCGGTGGTTACCTGGCGCAGGAACGCGCCAAGAACCCCAACCTGGTGTTCGTGGGGGCAGGCGACCTGATCGGCGCCTCGCCGGTTACAAGCAGCCTGCTGCGCGACGAACCCAGCACCATCGCGATGAGCAAGCTGGGCATGAAGTTCAGCTCGCTGGGCAACCACGAGTTCGACCAGGGCCTGAAGGAACTGTTGCGCATGCAAAACGGAGGCTGTGACAGCAACGATACGGCCAAGGCCTGCAAGTTCCAGAACCCCTATCCCGCCGCCGACTTTCAGTGGCTGGGGGCCAACGTCGTGGACAAGACCTCCGGTGAGCCGGTCTTCAAGCCCTACGCCATCCAGGAAGTGGGCGGCGCCAAGATCGGCTTCATCGGCGCGGTGCTACAGGGCACGCCCAGCATCGTCAGCCCCGACGGCATCAAGACGCTGGACTTCCTGGACGAGGCCAGCTCAATCAACAAGTACGTTCCCGAACTCAAGCGGCAGAACGTGGACGCCATCATCGTCCTGATCCACCAGGGCGGCACGGCCAAGGACGGCTTCGCGCAGCCCGCCTGCGGCACCCTGGCCGGCCCGATCGTCGATATCGTGAACAAGCTCGACCCATCCATCAAGGCCGTGATCAGCGGGCACAGCCACCAGGGCTACAACTGCCTGGTGGGCGGGCGCGTGGTCATTCAGGGCGATTTCTACGGCCACCTGCTGCAGCGCCTGGACCTGACCGTGGACAAGGCCAACCACAAGCTGCTGGCCGTCCAGGCCGCCAATGTGGTGGTTGATACCCGCACGCTGCCCAAGGACCCGGCCATGACCGCCATCCTGACCCGTGCCAGGGAACTGACCGACGCCGTGAAGCAGACGCCGGTGGGCACGCTGGGCGCCGCCAGCATCAGCCGGACGGCCAATGCGGCGGGTGAGAGCGCGCTGGGCGACGTGATCGCCGACTCGCAGCTGGCCGCCACCCAGGACAAGGGAGCCGTCATCGCATTCATGAACCCCGGCGGCATCCGGGCCGACCTGAACGCCAGCGTAGCGGGCAACACCGCTACCTTCGGCGACGCTTACACCGTGCAGCCCTTCGGCAACACCCTGGTGGTCATGGACCTGACCGGCGCGCAGATCAAGACCCTGCTGGAGCAGCAGTTCGACAATCCCGAGGCGGGCAGCAGCCGGATTCTGCAGGTCAGCAAGGGCTTTACCTACAGCTACGACTCCACGGCCGCCAAGGGCAGCCGCGTGGACGCCGCCAGCATCAAGCTGAACGGTGAGGCCCTGGATCCCGCCAAGACCTACCGCGTCACCATGAACTCCTTCCTGGCTGGCGGCGGCGACTCGTTCCTCGCCTTCAAGGACGGCGTCAATGTGTTGCAGCTGCCCAACCTGGTGGACGTGGACAGCTTCGTGGCCTACCTGAAGGCCAACCCCAACCTGGCGGCTGGGGCGCAGGACCGCATTATCAAGACCAAGTAA
- a CDS encoding SMP-30/gluconolactonase/LRE family protein, with amino-acid sequence MKKLLTAAALTVSLASCSMFGLPPGGVTSYTLPGTAVFPEGIAHLNGSKNFYVGSTTDGTIFRGTLGQKNTEVFFPAVAERPTAVGMKVDAQNRLYVAGGGSGKVFVYDTVAKTLLKTLTTPTTSATFLNDITLTPDAAYITDSQRPILFRVSRSDSSLGEIESWLDFTGTALQYQTGFNLNGIASTPDGKYLIVVQSNTGKLFRITVADKSVAEISLTGGATVKNGDGILLDGQTLYVVRNQDVIIVPITMSADFSAGTLGTPFSDDSLRYPTTIAQEGKRLLVVNAQFNKRGEGLTPELPFTVSDIAIK; translated from the coding sequence ATGAAAAAATTGTTGACCGCTGCCGCCCTGACTGTCAGTCTCGCCTCCTGCAGCATGTTTGGGCTGCCGCCTGGTGGTGTAACGAGCTACACCCTGCCGGGCACTGCCGTGTTCCCTGAAGGGATCGCCCACTTGAACGGAAGCAAGAATTTCTACGTGGGCAGCACCACCGACGGCACGATCTTCAGGGGCACCCTGGGGCAGAAGAACACCGAGGTCTTCTTTCCAGCCGTCGCCGAGCGCCCCACCGCTGTAGGGATGAAAGTGGACGCGCAGAACCGACTCTACGTCGCAGGTGGTGGCAGCGGCAAGGTCTTCGTTTACGACACCGTCGCCAAGACCCTGCTCAAGACCCTGACCACGCCTACCACCAGCGCCACCTTCCTCAACGACATCACACTCACTCCGGACGCCGCTTACATCACCGATTCGCAGCGTCCCATCCTGTTCCGCGTCAGCCGCAGCGACTCCAGTCTGGGCGAAATCGAGAGCTGGCTGGACTTCACCGGAACCGCGCTGCAGTACCAGACGGGCTTCAACCTGAACGGCATCGCTTCCACCCCCGACGGCAAGTACCTGATCGTGGTGCAGAGCAATACGGGCAAGCTGTTCCGCATCACTGTGGCCGACAAGTCTGTGGCGGAGATCAGCCTCACTGGCGGCGCTACCGTCAAGAACGGTGACGGCATTCTTCTGGACGGTCAGACGCTGTACGTGGTCCGCAACCAGGACGTGATTATCGTGCCCATCACGATGTCCGCCGACTTCAGCGCGGGCACGCTGGGCACGCCGTTCAGCGACGACAGCTTGCGCTACCCCACCACCATCGCGCAGGAGGGCAAGCGCCTGCTGGTGGTCAATGCCCAGTTCAACAAGCGCGGTGAGGGTCTGACACCGGAACTGCCGTTCACGGTGTCGGACATCGCCATCAAGTAA
- a CDS encoding ATP-binding cassette domain-containing protein, with the protein MTLVELRDVTVRAGGRTLLEGVNLCLKQGEALRLFGPNGGGKTTLLRLLAGEVSPVSGQRSYVLNGMRQTSAVRARRSLSVVGPDAEAFYLTRDWAQSVRDVLLAAFEGDTLKLWEATPEAGARLAEVVALTSLEPLLDRDFRTLSHGQRRRVVLARALMPRPEALLLDEFTDGLSVGARRDLGRVLEDVHASGLAIVLATHRPEEAPELPWRTVRVEGGQVREEQATSPPLFPALHLPIAPGTGDLVRLNEVEVWRNGQRALGPLSWTWEAGQHWLVTGENGSGKSTLARLIAGELHPALGGSVQRPYLRRDLLTERRRTVGLVGAELGIRQRRDWTGQDIIASAWHGTEGFVPELSADEREQVRELAAQLDLLDLLPRHAETLSQGQLRRLLLARAVAHAPTLLILDEGLDFVDAGSRAHFLARLPALVRGGTHLMVIAHRNNDAPDGLTHHLHLEGGRMANVSRLPTVSTH; encoded by the coding sequence ATGACGCTGGTGGAATTAAGGGACGTGACCGTGAGGGCGGGGGGCCGGACGCTGCTAGAAGGTGTGAATCTGTGCCTGAAACAGGGTGAGGCGCTACGGCTGTTCGGCCCCAATGGTGGCGGTAAGACCACGCTGCTGCGGCTGCTGGCTGGTGAGGTTTCACCCGTGAGTGGCCAGCGCAGCTACGTCCTGAACGGCATGCGTCAGACTTCGGCAGTGCGGGCGCGGCGGAGCCTGTCGGTGGTGGGGCCGGATGCGGAGGCCTTCTACCTGACCCGCGACTGGGCACAGAGCGTGCGGGACGTGCTGCTCGCCGCCTTCGAGGGCGACACCCTGAAGCTGTGGGAAGCGACACCGGAAGCCGGGGCGAGGCTGGCCGAAGTCGTGGCACTGACCAGTCTGGAGCCTCTGTTAGACAGAGATTTCCGTACCCTCAGTCACGGGCAACGGCGGCGCGTGGTGCTGGCCCGTGCCCTGATGCCCCGCCCCGAGGCGCTGCTGCTGGATGAATTTACCGATGGGTTAAGCGTGGGCGCACGTCGTGACCTGGGCCGCGTGCTGGAGGACGTTCACGCCTCCGGCCTCGCCATCGTCCTCGCCACCCACCGGCCCGAGGAAGCACCAGAGTTGCCGTGGCGCACCGTGCGGGTGGAAGGAGGGCAGGTGCGCGAGGAGCAGGCGACCTCTCCCCCACTCTTCCCCGCCCTGCACCTGCCCATCGCGCCGGGCACGGGGGACCTGGTCCGCTTGAACGAAGTGGAGGTCTGGCGCAACGGGCAGCGCGCCCTGGGGCCGCTGAGCTGGACGTGGGAGGCCGGGCAGCACTGGCTGGTCACTGGTGAGAATGGCAGCGGCAAGAGCACGCTGGCCCGTTTGATTGCCGGGGAGTTGCATCCCGCGCTGGGCGGCAGCGTCCAGCGTCCGTATCTGCGGCGCGATCTGCTGACCGAGCGCCGCCGCACCGTGGGTCTCGTCGGGGCCGAGTTGGGCATCCGGCAGCGGCGCGACTGGACGGGACAGGACATCATCGCCAGCGCGTGGCACGGCACTGAGGGCTTTGTCCCGGAATTGAGCGCGGACGAGCGGGAACAGGTGCGCGAACTCGCCGCGCAGCTTGACCTGCTTGATCTGCTGCCCCGGCACGCCGAGACGCTGTCGCAGGGACAACTGCGGCGGCTGCTGCTGGCCCGCGCCGTCGCCCACGCCCCCACGCTCCTTATTCTGGACGAGGGGCTGGATTTCGTGGACGCCGGGAGCCGTGCCCACTTCCTGGCGCGGCTGCCTGCTCTGGTGCGCGGCGGCACACACCTGATGGTGATCGCGCACCGCAACAATGACGCACCGGACGGCCTGACCCACCACCTGCACCTGGAGGGGGGACGGATGGCGAACGTGTCGCGTCTACCCACGGTTTCCACTCACTAA
- a CDS encoding SPFH domain-containing protein, which yields MGPLIVIVVLVLLVLITLLAGVKSVPQGYEWTQERFGKYQRSLRPGLNLIIPYIDKIGRRVNMMEQVLDVPSQEVITRDNALITVDGVVFYQVLDSAKASYEVRNLEQATLNLTMTNIRTVMGSMDLDELLSNRDSINARLLAVVDEATEPWGVKVTRIEVKDIKPPADLVASMGRQMKAEREKRANILDAEGFRQAAILKAEGEKQAEILNAEGRRQAAFLTAEAREREAAAEAEATRLVSEAIASGNAQAINYFIAQRYVDALKDVATAPNQKTLILPIEATSILGSLQGIAEVAKEAFGGSKR from the coding sequence ATGGGCCCACTTATCGTTATCGTCGTCCTCGTTCTACTGGTGCTGATCACCTTGCTGGCTGGGGTCAAGAGCGTTCCGCAAGGATACGAATGGACGCAGGAACGCTTTGGCAAGTACCAGCGCAGCCTGCGTCCTGGCCTGAACCTGATTATCCCGTACATCGACAAGATCGGGCGGCGCGTGAACATGATGGAACAGGTGCTGGACGTCCCCAGCCAGGAGGTCATCACCCGTGACAACGCCCTGATCACGGTGGACGGCGTGGTGTTCTATCAGGTGCTGGATTCGGCCAAGGCCAGCTACGAGGTCCGCAATCTGGAGCAGGCCACCCTGAACCTGACCATGACCAACATCCGCACGGTGATGGGCAGTATGGATCTCGACGAATTGCTGAGCAACCGCGATTCCATCAATGCGCGGCTGCTGGCGGTGGTCGACGAGGCCACTGAGCCGTGGGGGGTCAAGGTTACGCGCATTGAGGTCAAGGATATCAAGCCGCCCGCCGATCTGGTGGCGAGCATGGGCCGTCAGATGAAGGCTGAGCGTGAAAAGCGTGCCAACATTCTGGACGCCGAGGGCTTCCGTCAGGCCGCCATCCTTAAGGCCGAGGGTGAGAAGCAGGCCGAGATTCTAAACGCCGAGGGCCGCCGTCAGGCTGCCTTCCTGACCGCCGAGGCCCGTGAGCGCGAGGCTGCCGCCGAGGCCGAGGCCACCCGACTGGTCAGTGAAGCCATCGCCAGTGGCAACGCGCAGGCCATCAACTACTTCATCGCGCAGCGCTACGTGGACGCGCTGAAGGACGTCGCAACGGCACCCAACCAGAAGACCCTGATCCTGCCCATCGAGGCCACCAGCATCCTGGGCAGCCTGCAAGGCATCGCGGAGGTGGCGAAAGAAGCCTTCGGCGGGAGCAAGAGGTAG
- a CDS encoding NfeD family protein yields MSDLLPSLDRILPGHWWVLGAVLLMLEVAAPGVFFVWLALASFALGLVVFVLPLAVPFQLALFAILSIVAVFLGKRYVGKLALGGQEGDRLNTGAHRLVGRTVVVTAAIHNGSGRVRVGDSEWRATGPDTPVGAQVLIVSAEGTTLAVREISGTWV; encoded by the coding sequence ATGTCAGACCTGTTGCCGTCTCTGGACCGCATCCTGCCCGGCCACTGGTGGGTGCTGGGCGCGGTGCTGCTGATGCTGGAGGTGGCCGCGCCAGGGGTTTTCTTCGTGTGGCTGGCCCTGGCCTCCTTCGCGCTGGGCCTGGTCGTGTTTGTGCTGCCACTGGCGGTGCCCTTCCAACTGGCCCTATTCGCCATCCTGAGCATCGTCGCCGTGTTTCTGGGCAAGCGCTACGTGGGCAAACTGGCCCTGGGCGGCCAGGAAGGCGATCGCCTGAACACCGGGGCGCACCGTCTGGTGGGCCGCACGGTGGTGGTCACCGCCGCCATCCACAACGGCTCGGGCCGCGTCCGTGTGGGCGACAGCGAATGGCGGGCCACCGGCCCGGATACCCCGGTGGGCGCGCAGGTGCTGATCGTCAGTGCCGAAGGCACCACGCTGGCCGTGCGCGAGATCAGCGGGACATGGGTGTAG
- the rpsI gene encoding 30S ribosomal protein S9 produces MAIQQPEQFYGTGRRKTAVARVFLRPGEGKIMVNGKEFQSYFRGLLRAVHALQAFRETGTAGRYDALITVTGGGPSGQADAIKLGIARALLKVNPDFRAQMKPFGLLTRDSREVERKKYGLKKARRAPQFSKR; encoded by the coding sequence ATGGCGATTCAGCAACCCGAACAGTTCTACGGCACGGGCCGTCGCAAAACCGCCGTGGCGCGTGTGTTCCTACGCCCCGGCGAAGGCAAGATCATGGTCAACGGCAAGGAGTTCCAGAGCTACTTCCGTGGCCTGTTGCGCGCCGTTCACGCCCTGCAAGCCTTTCGCGAAACGGGCACGGCGGGCCGCTATGACGCCCTGATCACCGTGACCGGTGGCGGCCCCAGCGGTCAGGCCGACGCCATCAAGCTGGGCATTGCCCGCGCGCTGCTGAAGGTCAACCCTGACTTCCGCGCCCAGATGAAGCCCTTCGGTCTGCTGACCCGCGATTCCCGCGAAGTCGAGCGCAAGAAGTACGGCCTCAAGAAGGCTCGCCGCGCACCTCAGTTCAGCAAACGCTGA
- the rplM gene encoding 50S ribosomal protein L13, whose amino-acid sequence MKTFVPKNDEQNWIVVDATDIPLGRLATVVASRIRGKHRPDFTPNMIQGDFVIVVNASKVVLTGGKLDGKVYTRYTGYQGGLKTETARQGLAKHPDRVIEHAVFGMLPKGRQGRSMHNRLKVYAGERHPHVAQNPQKLEITNTARTKTNEVK is encoded by the coding sequence GTGAAAACCTTTGTTCCTAAAAACGACGAGCAGAACTGGATCGTGGTGGACGCCACCGACATCCCGCTGGGCCGCCTGGCCACCGTAGTGGCGAGCCGCATCCGCGGCAAGCACCGCCCCGACTTCACCCCCAACATGATTCAGGGCGACTTCGTGATCGTGGTCAACGCCTCGAAGGTCGTCCTGACCGGTGGCAAATTGGACGGCAAGGTCTACACCCGTTACACCGGCTACCAGGGCGGCCTGAAGACCGAAACTGCCCGCCAGGGTCTGGCCAAGCACCCCGACCGGGTCATTGAGCACGCGGTCTTCGGCATGCTGCCCAAGGGTCGTCAGGGCCGTTCCATGCACAACCGCCTGAAGGTCTACGCTGGCGAGCGTCACCCGCACGTCGCGCAGAACCCCCAAAAGCTGGAAATCACCAACACCGCCCGCACCAAAACCAACGAGGTCAAATAA